From the Sebastes fasciatus isolate fSebFas1 chromosome 3, fSebFas1.pri, whole genome shotgun sequence genome, one window contains:
- the ndufb7 gene encoding NADH dehydrogenase [ubiquinone] 1 beta subcomplex subunit 7 yields MGAHLVRRYVTETDTEPDPKRKYENDPQLGFTERKEREMVASQEQMNLAQLPLEQRDYCAQHLLKLMKCKRDNWPNFLACKHERHDWDYCEHQDYVMRMKEYERERRLQLRKKRIEAQAEAA; encoded by the exons ATGGGAGCTCACCTGGTCAGACGGTACGTCACCGAGACGGACACCGAGCCGGACCCGAAGAGGAAGTATGAGAACGACCCTCAGCTGGGCTTCacggagaggaaggagagag AGATGGTAGCGAGCCAGGAGCAGATGAACTTGGCCCAGCTGCCGTTGGAGCAGAGGGACTACTGTGCCCAGCACCTCCTGAAACTCATGAAGTGCAAGAGGGACAACTGGCCCAACTTTCTGGCCTGCAAGCATGAGAGACACGACTGGGACTACTGTGAACATCAGGA CTATGTGATGCGTATGAAggagtatgagagagagaggaggctccAGCTGAGGAAAAAGAGAATTGAGGCTCAGGCTGAAGCTGCATGA
- the tecrb gene encoding trans-2,3-enoyl-CoA reductase b isoform X2, translating into MKHYEVEILDAKTKDKLCFLDKVEPNATIGEIKSMFHKSHPQWYPARQSIRLDPKGKSLKDEDVLQYLPVGTTATFYFRDLGAQISWVTVFLTEYTGPLVIYLMFYFRVPFIYAPKYDLTTSKHWVVHLACMCHSFHFCKRLLETLFVHRFSHGTMPLRNIFKNCTYYWGFAAWMAYYINHPLYTPPIYGEQQIRLALIIFLFCQIGNFSIHIALRNLRPPGSKTRKIPYPTKNPFTWIFLLVSCPNYTYELGSWFGFTVMTQCLPVAFFTLVGFIQMTVWAKGKHRSYLKEFRDYPPLRSPILPFIL; encoded by the exons GTGGAGATACTGGATGCCAAGACCAAGGACAAGCTCTGCTTCCTGGACAAG GTCGAGCCAAATGCCACCATCGGAGAGATCAAGTCTATGTTCCACAAGAGCC ATCCTCAGTGGTACCCAGCCAGACAGTCCATTCGCCTCGACCCCA aggggAAGTCTTTGAAGGATGAGGATGTTCTGCAGTATCTTCCTGTGGGAACCACGGCAACCTTCTACTTCAGAGACCTGGGAGCCCAGATCAGCTGGGTCACG gtcTTTCTGACCGAGTATACCGGCCCTCTGGTCATCTATCTGATGTTCTACTTCAGAGTTCCCTTCATCTACGCACCCAAATATGACCTCACCACCAGTAAACACTGGGTCGTACA TCTCGCCTGTATGTGTCACTCGTTCCACTTCTGTAAGAGGCTGCTGGAGACGCTGTTTGTCCATCGCTTCTCTCATGGAACAATGCCGTTACGCAACATCTTCAAG AATTGTACCTACTACTGGGGCTTTGCAGCATGGATGGCCTATTACATCAACCACCCGCTGTACACACCACCCA TCTACGGGGAGCAACAAATCAGACTGGCCCTCATCATATTCTTG TTCTGTCAGATCGGCAACTTTTCCATCCACATTGCTCTTCGGAACCTCCGTCCACCAG GCTCGAAGACCAGGAAGATTCCGTATCCAACCAAGAACCCCTTCACCTGGATCTTCCTGCTGGTCTCCTGCCCCAACTACACCTATGAG CTGGGCTCCTGGTTTGGCTTCACGGTGATGACCCAGTGCCTGCCGGTGGCCTTCTTCACCTTGGTGGGTTTCATCCAGATGACTGTGTGGGCCAAGGGGAAGCACCGCAGCTACCTGAAGGAGTTCCGCGACTACCCTCCTCTCCGCTCACCCATCCTGCCCTTCATCCTGTAG
- the tecrb gene encoding trans-2,3-enoyl-CoA reductase b isoform X3, protein MQVEILDAKTKDKLCFLDKVEPNATIGEIKSMFHKSHPQWYPARQSIRLDPKGKSLKDEDVLQYLPVGTTATFYFRDLGAQISWVTVFLTEYTGPLVIYLMFYFRVPFIYAPKYDLTTSKHWVVHLACMCHSFHFCKRLLETLFVHRFSHGTMPLRNIFKNCTYYWGFAAWMAYYINHPLYTPPIYGEQQIRLALIIFLFCQIGNFSIHIALRNLRPPGSKTRKIPYPTKNPFTWIFLLVSCPNYTYELGSWFGFTVMTQCLPVAFFTLVGFIQMTVWAKGKHRSYLKEFRDYPPLRSPILPFIL, encoded by the exons GTGGAGATACTGGATGCCAAGACCAAGGACAAGCTCTGCTTCCTGGACAAG GTCGAGCCAAATGCCACCATCGGAGAGATCAAGTCTATGTTCCACAAGAGCC ATCCTCAGTGGTACCCAGCCAGACAGTCCATTCGCCTCGACCCCA aggggAAGTCTTTGAAGGATGAGGATGTTCTGCAGTATCTTCCTGTGGGAACCACGGCAACCTTCTACTTCAGAGACCTGGGAGCCCAGATCAGCTGGGTCACG gtcTTTCTGACCGAGTATACCGGCCCTCTGGTCATCTATCTGATGTTCTACTTCAGAGTTCCCTTCATCTACGCACCCAAATATGACCTCACCACCAGTAAACACTGGGTCGTACA TCTCGCCTGTATGTGTCACTCGTTCCACTTCTGTAAGAGGCTGCTGGAGACGCTGTTTGTCCATCGCTTCTCTCATGGAACAATGCCGTTACGCAACATCTTCAAG AATTGTACCTACTACTGGGGCTTTGCAGCATGGATGGCCTATTACATCAACCACCCGCTGTACACACCACCCA TCTACGGGGAGCAACAAATCAGACTGGCCCTCATCATATTCTTG TTCTGTCAGATCGGCAACTTTTCCATCCACATTGCTCTTCGGAACCTCCGTCCACCAG GCTCGAAGACCAGGAAGATTCCGTATCCAACCAAGAACCCCTTCACCTGGATCTTCCTGCTGGTCTCCTGCCCCAACTACACCTATGAG CTGGGCTCCTGGTTTGGCTTCACGGTGATGACCCAGTGCCTGCCGGTGGCCTTCTTCACCTTGGTGGGTTTCATCCAGATGACTGTGTGGGCCAAGGGGAAGCACCGCAGCTACCTGAAGGAGTTCCGCGACTACCCTCCTCTCCGCTCACCCATCCTGCCCTTCATCCTGTAG
- the tecrb gene encoding trans-2,3-enoyl-CoA reductase b isoform X1 has product MDALALEAASTKKPANGAAVAAAPTVPAQAPAKRKPAKKAKKAVVFFEVEILDAKTKDKLCFLDKVEPNATIGEIKSMFHKSHPQWYPARQSIRLDPKGKSLKDEDVLQYLPVGTTATFYFRDLGAQISWVTVFLTEYTGPLVIYLMFYFRVPFIYAPKYDLTTSKHWVVHLACMCHSFHFCKRLLETLFVHRFSHGTMPLRNIFKNCTYYWGFAAWMAYYINHPLYTPPIYGEQQIRLALIIFLFCQIGNFSIHIALRNLRPPGSKTRKIPYPTKNPFTWIFLLVSCPNYTYELGSWFGFTVMTQCLPVAFFTLVGFIQMTVWAKGKHRSYLKEFRDYPPLRSPILPFIL; this is encoded by the exons ATGGATGCCTTAGCACTAGAGGCCGCCAGCACCAAAAAGCCGGCCAACGGGGCGGCGGTAGCGGCAGCTCCCACGGTGCCGGCTCAAGCCCCGGCTAAACGTAAACCTGCTAAAAAAGCTAAAAAAGCTGTTGTTTTCTTTGAGGTGGAGATACTGGATGCCAAGACCAAGGACAAGCTCTGCTTCCTGGACAAG GTCGAGCCAAATGCCACCATCGGAGAGATCAAGTCTATGTTCCACAAGAGCC ATCCTCAGTGGTACCCAGCCAGACAGTCCATTCGCCTCGACCCCA aggggAAGTCTTTGAAGGATGAGGATGTTCTGCAGTATCTTCCTGTGGGAACCACGGCAACCTTCTACTTCAGAGACCTGGGAGCCCAGATCAGCTGGGTCACG gtcTTTCTGACCGAGTATACCGGCCCTCTGGTCATCTATCTGATGTTCTACTTCAGAGTTCCCTTCATCTACGCACCCAAATATGACCTCACCACCAGTAAACACTGGGTCGTACA TCTCGCCTGTATGTGTCACTCGTTCCACTTCTGTAAGAGGCTGCTGGAGACGCTGTTTGTCCATCGCTTCTCTCATGGAACAATGCCGTTACGCAACATCTTCAAG AATTGTACCTACTACTGGGGCTTTGCAGCATGGATGGCCTATTACATCAACCACCCGCTGTACACACCACCCA TCTACGGGGAGCAACAAATCAGACTGGCCCTCATCATATTCTTG TTCTGTCAGATCGGCAACTTTTCCATCCACATTGCTCTTCGGAACCTCCGTCCACCAG GCTCGAAGACCAGGAAGATTCCGTATCCAACCAAGAACCCCTTCACCTGGATCTTCCTGCTGGTCTCCTGCCCCAACTACACCTATGAG CTGGGCTCCTGGTTTGGCTTCACGGTGATGACCCAGTGCCTGCCGGTGGCCTTCTTCACCTTGGTGGGTTTCATCCAGATGACTGTGTGGGCCAAGGGGAAGCACCGCAGCTACCTGAAGGAGTTCCGCGACTACCCTCCTCTCCGCTCACCCATCCTGCCCTTCATCCTGTAG